A genomic window from Pyricularia oryzae 70-15 chromosome 7, whole genome shotgun sequence includes:
- a CDS encoding mitochondrial carrier protein RIM2 produces MMDSPQATATLVKSYVSEDRVDRPPLAQSREIGGAVPIGRPEGAQALNFAKSWSHFVAGGIGGMTAAALTAPLDVLKTRLQSDFYQQQIRQRNVAVQSFSGLTGPFRMMHFHLGETFAILGSVYKQEGPRALFKGLGPNLVGVIPARSINFFTYGNMKQLLSGHFNGGIEADWINFVSAMTAGVVTSTATNPIWLIKTRLQLDKSTAARSGTGRQYRNSFDCLKQVIRNEGVRGMYKGMSASYLGVTESTLHWVLYEQMKAALRRREEELVLSGRPKTTWDTVVDYTGKVVAAGTAKLLAAVPTYPHEVARTRLRQAPMADGRPKYTGLVQCLRTVWIEEGAAGLWGGLTPHLLRTVPSAAIMFGMYEGILLLLNEPEAPKLDDQKAR; encoded by the exons ATGATGGACAGCCCACAGGCAACAGCAACGCTCGTCAAGAGTTATGTGAGCGAAGACAGGGTAGACCGGCCACCACTTGCACAATCCCGCGAGATAGGGGGTGCCGTACCAATCGGGAGGCCAGAGGGAGCCCAGGCCCTGAACTTTGCAAAGTCGTGGTCGCATTTTGTCGCAGGAGG AATAGGAGGTatgacagcagcagccctcACGGCACCATTGGATGTGCTCAAGACGCGACTGCAATCCGACTTTTACCAGCAACAAATACGTCAGCGCAATGTAGCAGTTCAGAGCTTCAGCGGCCTGACCGGTCCGTTTCGCATGATGCACTTCCACCTAGGCGAGACCTTTGCGATTTTGGGTTCAGTGTACAAACAAGAAGGGCCGCGTGCGCTCTTCAAGGGCCTCGGGCCCAATTTGGTCGGCGTTATACCTGCAAGGTCAATCAACTTCTTTACATACGGGAACATGAAGCAGTTATTATCCGGCCATTTTAATGGCGGAATCGAAGCTGACTGGATCAACTTTGTGTCAGCCATGACTGCTGGCGTCGTTACATCAACTGCCACGAACCCGATATGGCTGATCAAGACGCGCCTGCAGCTCGACAAGAGCACCGCGGCCCGCAGCGGTACAGGCAGGCAGTATCGAAACAGCTTTGACTGCCTCAAGCAGGTCATTCGAAACGAGGGTGTGCGTGGCATGTACAAAGGCATGAGTGCCTCGTACCTGGGCGTGACCGAGTCGACACTGCACTGGGTGCTGTATGAGCAGATGAAGGCCGCGCTCCGACGGCGCGAGGAGGAACTCGTGCTCAGTGGCAGGCCCAAGACGACCTGGGACACGGTTGTCGACTACACGGGCAaagtggtggcggcgggaaCCGCAAAGTTGCTCGCAGCCGTGCCCACTTACCCGCACGAGGTCGCTCGCACAAGGCTCCGACAGGCGCCCATGGCCGACGGCAGACCCAAGTACACGGGTCTGGTCCAGTGTTTACGAACTGTGTGGATAGAGGAGGGCGCCGCAGGTCTCTGGGGAGGCCTGACACCGCACCTGCTGCGCACTGTTCCCAGCGCCGCCATCATGTTTGGCATGTACGAGGGCATTCTTCTGCTGCTCAACGAGCCTGAAGCGCCAAAGCTGGATGATCAAAAGGCACGATGA